A DNA window from Methylobacterium sp. NMS14P contains the following coding sequences:
- a CDS encoding efflux RND transporter periplasmic adaptor subunit, giving the protein MLLILAVLAAVAFAGWTYRGPLLAGLGLAPPTVREANADRSDDAPANPDLVTLDGAGQTRIGLAFGTAETRRIVFPVRAPGTVAFDERRVTHLKPRTQGRVLSLAVQPGDRVTAGQTLATLDAAGLLDARNGLQAAEAALGEARASEAVAALQVKRGLEQLKFGGVAQAEVERRQVDLAKAQAAVKSAQANAEMYRAQYQRLAPAEGAAPGTSAVVTPIAGVVTSVGITLGEVVDTGRNAFTVADPTRVVVLANLYGADISRVKAGDAVSVESPVPGHPPFEGHVRSVNAALDPTTNTAPARIELDNPQDLLRANLFVSVTVAADLGRDGVTIPAAAVQQTDTGPIAFVRTDPDRFERRALTLGIQRTDWVEVRRGVAAGESVATAGSFGLKAILLRSLLGSTD; this is encoded by the coding sequence GTGCTGCTCATCCTGGCGGTGCTGGCCGCCGTGGCCTTCGCGGGATGGACCTATCGCGGCCCACTCCTCGCCGGCCTTGGCCTCGCCCCGCCCACGGTCCGCGAGGCGAATGCGGACCGTTCCGACGACGCCCCGGCGAACCCCGATCTCGTCACCCTCGATGGGGCGGGGCAGACGCGTATCGGCTTGGCCTTCGGTACGGCGGAGACCCGCCGGATCGTGTTCCCGGTGCGGGCTCCGGGCACCGTCGCCTTCGACGAGCGGCGGGTGACGCATCTCAAGCCGCGCACGCAGGGACGTGTGCTGAGCCTCGCCGTTCAGCCCGGGGATCGGGTGACGGCGGGGCAGACGCTCGCGACCCTCGATGCCGCCGGTCTCCTCGACGCCCGCAACGGGCTCCAGGCGGCTGAAGCCGCCCTCGGCGAGGCGCGGGCCTCCGAGGCGGTGGCAGCGCTCCAGGTGAAGCGTGGGCTGGAGCAGCTGAAATTCGGGGGCGTGGCGCAAGCCGAGGTCGAGCGGCGGCAGGTCGATCTCGCCAAGGCACAGGCGGCGGTGAAGTCTGCGCAGGCGAACGCGGAGATGTACCGGGCGCAGTACCAGCGCCTCGCCCCGGCCGAGGGCGCCGCGCCGGGCACCAGCGCCGTGGTCACGCCGATTGCCGGCGTGGTGACGAGCGTCGGCATCACCCTGGGCGAGGTGGTCGATACCGGGCGCAACGCCTTCACGGTGGCCGATCCCACCCGCGTCGTCGTGCTGGCGAACCTCTACGGGGCCGACATCTCCCGGGTGAAGGCCGGGGATGCGGTCTCGGTGGAGAGCCCGGTGCCCGGCCATCCGCCCTTCGAGGGCCATGTCCGCTCGGTCAACGCCGCCCTCGATCCGACGACGAACACGGCTCCGGCGCGTATCGAGCTCGACAACCCGCAGGATCTCCTGCGCGCCAACCTTTTCGTCTCGGTGACGGTCGCAGCTGATCTCGGTCGCGACGGCGTGACCATCCCGGCGGCGGCCGTGCAGCAGACGGACACCGGCCCCATCGCCTTCGTGCGCACGGACCCGGACAGGTTCGAGCGGCGGGCCCTGACGCTGGGCATCCAGCGCACCGACTGGGTGGAGGTGCGCCGAGGCGTGGCGGCGGGTGAAAGTGTTGCGACCGCGGGCAGCTTCGGCCTGAAGGCCATCCTGCTGCGCAGCCTTCTCGGCTCGACGGATTGA
- a CDS encoding polyhydroxyalkanoate synthesis regulator DNA-binding domain-containing protein: protein MPRKRRPRRLINRYAQSRLYDVETRTYVSVERLREWRGEGFEVVIREVETGRFVSDEVLPTGFDA from the coding sequence ATGCCCCGGAAGCGGCGGCCCCGCCGCCTCATCAACCGTTACGCCCAGAGCCGGCTCTACGACGTCGAGACCCGGACCTATGTCTCCGTCGAGCGACTGCGGGAATGGCGCGGCGAGGGCTTCGAGGTTGTAATCCGCGAGGTCGAGACCGGGCGCTTCGTCAGCGACGAGGTGCTCCCCACCGGCTTCGACGCATGA
- a CDS encoding response regulator transcription factor, which translates to MARLLLIEDDGDTAGDVLDDLRGRGHEVAWAATGPDGARSAREGGWDAIILDRMLPGQDGLGVLQDLRLDGDRTPALVLSALGDVDERIRGLRAGGDDYLAKPFALGELAARIEALLRRPVDTRETLLRVGSLEIDLITGTGRRGARDLDLLPRELKLLAYLMRAPGRIVTRAMLFEEVWNYRFTPKSNLIDVHLGRLRRKLEAAGEAPLIQNVRGVGFTLTPDE; encoded by the coding sequence GTGGCGAGGCTGCTGCTGATCGAGGACGACGGGGACACGGCCGGGGATGTGCTCGACGACCTGCGCGGGCGCGGCCACGAGGTCGCCTGGGCCGCAACCGGGCCGGACGGCGCCCGATCAGCACGGGAGGGTGGCTGGGACGCGATCATCCTCGACCGGATGCTGCCCGGCCAGGACGGGCTCGGCGTCCTTCAAGATTTGCGCCTGGACGGCGACCGGACACCGGCCCTCGTCCTGAGCGCGCTCGGCGACGTCGACGAGCGCATCCGCGGCCTCCGGGCCGGTGGCGACGACTACCTCGCAAAGCCCTTCGCGCTCGGCGAACTCGCCGCACGGATCGAGGCGCTGCTCCGCCGCCCGGTCGACACCCGCGAGACGCTGCTGCGGGTCGGAAGCCTAGAGATCGACCTGATCACCGGAACGGGCCGGCGCGGCGCGCGCGACCTCGACCTCCTGCCCCGGGAACTCAAGCTCCTCGCCTATTTGATGCGCGCGCCCGGTCGGATCGTCACACGGGCGATGCTGTTCGAGGAGGTCTGGAACTACCGCTTTACTCCGAAATCGAACCTCATCGACGTCCATCTCGGCCGCCTGCGCCGCAAGCTGGAGGCGGCCGGGGAGGCGCCCCTGATTCAGAACGTCCGCGGCGTCGGTTTCACCCTCACGCCCGATGAATGA
- a CDS encoding HAMP domain-containing sensor histidine kinase, translating to MNDLLRSTTLRWALGIALWSVLLALTMFAFIYWQTAAYLREELAETLRLEVRAAAADPAATALRVDTWTAMDPHARHYGGVFSPDGVRRAGNLDAMPKGLPRDGDAYRVNATVEVGGRSLADEIWAAALSLPGGGTVVIAHDTDDIDRVRVTTLRALGLGLLPMLALSGIGGLVLARRGRRRFAATEVALAEVMRGNLGKRLPVGGRGDEFDRLAANVNRMLDEIEQLMGEVRSVGDAVAHDLRTPLTRLRARLERSRAQARTVAEFHEAIDQGLAWIDQTLAMVTAVLRIGAMEEGRRTAFAPVDLGEVAAAAVDFFEPVAEERGVQLVLSAVGPCTVHGDRDLCFEALSNLIDNAVKFTPPGGTVRVAVACTGQFVEVAVEDTGPGLPASEHDKVFRRFYRAEMSRQTPGNGLGLSLVAAIAKLHAASVNICAAEEGGCRFAMIFSKLATDGHTFSAY from the coding sequence ATGAATGACCTCCTGCGCTCCACCACCCTACGGTGGGCTCTGGGGATCGCCTTGTGGTCGGTGCTTCTCGCCCTGACGATGTTCGCCTTCATCTACTGGCAGACGGCAGCCTACCTGCGGGAGGAACTCGCCGAGACCCTGCGGCTCGAAGTCCGCGCGGCCGCGGCCGACCCCGCCGCCACGGCGCTGCGGGTGGATACGTGGACTGCGATGGACCCCCACGCGCGGCACTACGGCGGCGTCTTCTCGCCGGACGGCGTCCGCCGCGCGGGCAACCTCGATGCGATGCCGAAGGGTCTGCCGCGGGACGGGGACGCCTACCGGGTGAACGCCACGGTGGAGGTCGGGGGCCGCAGCCTCGCCGACGAGATCTGGGCGGCGGCCCTGTCGCTGCCAGGCGGCGGCACGGTGGTGATCGCCCACGACACCGACGACATCGACCGGGTGCGGGTCACAACCCTGCGGGCGCTCGGCCTCGGCCTGCTGCCGATGCTGGCGCTCTCTGGGATCGGCGGCCTCGTCCTCGCCCGCCGGGGCCGCAGGCGGTTCGCCGCCACCGAGGTGGCGCTCGCCGAGGTGATGCGCGGTAACCTCGGCAAGCGCCTGCCGGTCGGAGGCCGAGGCGACGAGTTCGACCGCCTTGCCGCCAACGTGAACCGCATGCTCGACGAGATCGAGCAACTCATGGGCGAAGTCCGCAGCGTCGGCGATGCCGTCGCCCACGACCTGCGCACGCCGTTAACCCGCCTGCGGGCCCGGCTGGAACGCAGCCGGGCGCAGGCGCGAACGGTGGCGGAGTTCCACGAGGCGATTGATCAGGGCCTCGCCTGGATCGACCAGACACTCGCGATGGTGACGGCCGTGCTTCGGATCGGCGCGATGGAGGAGGGCCGCCGGACCGCCTTCGCGCCGGTCGACCTCGGGGAGGTCGCCGCTGCGGCGGTCGACTTCTTCGAGCCGGTGGCTGAAGAGAGGGGCGTCCAACTCGTCCTGTCGGCGGTGGGGCCTTGCACCGTCCACGGCGACCGGGACCTCTGCTTCGAGGCCCTGTCGAACCTCATCGACAACGCCGTGAAGTTCACGCCCCCCGGAGGGACAGTCCGCGTCGCGGTCGCCTGTACCGGCCAATTCGTCGAGGTGGCCGTGGAGGATACCGGCCCAGGCCTGCCGGCGAGCGAGCACGACAAAGTCTTCCGCCGCTTCTACCGCGCCGAGATGTCCCGCCAGACCCCCGGCAACGGACTTGGCCTCAGCCTGGTCGCCGCCATCGCCAAGCTTCACGCCGCAAGCGTGAATATTTGTGCAGCGGAAGAGGGTGGTTGCCGTTTCGCGATGATTTTCTCGAAGTTGGCCACCGATGGCCACACGTTTTCTGCTTATTAG
- a CDS encoding TetR/AcrR family transcriptional regulator, with amino-acid sequence MTMDRREAILAAARATAQAHGYAGLNFRDLAAEVGIKSASIHYYFPSKADLGSAVAKRYWEDSRERLERLWTETQDPAACLAQYPALFRRALENDNRMCLCGFMAAEHDDLPKQVQAEVRTFADVQVTWLAKVLRAANPRLETPAVEQRARAIFAAVGGAQVVARSRADIAVYDDIIAGYRASGLLPTSS; translated from the coding sequence ATGACGATGGATAGGCGAGAAGCGATCCTGGCGGCTGCGCGTGCGACCGCCCAAGCACACGGCTACGCTGGCTTGAACTTCCGAGACCTTGCGGCAGAGGTGGGGATAAAGAGCGCCAGCATCCATTATTACTTCCCCAGCAAGGCCGACCTCGGCTCGGCGGTAGCCAAGCGCTACTGGGAAGATTCCAGGGAGCGCCTTGAGCGGCTCTGGACGGAGACCCAGGATCCAGCAGCCTGCCTCGCGCAGTATCCAGCACTGTTTCGGAGAGCATTAGAGAACGACAACCGGATGTGTCTATGCGGCTTCATGGCCGCGGAGCATGACGACCTTCCCAAGCAGGTTCAGGCGGAGGTTCGCACCTTCGCGGACGTTCAAGTCACTTGGTTGGCGAAGGTCCTGAGGGCCGCTAATCCAAGGTTAGAGACCCCCGCAGTCGAACAGCGGGCGCGGGCGATCTTTGCGGCCGTCGGCGGCGCACAGGTCGTCGCTCGATCGCGTGCGGATATAGCCGTGTACGACGATATCATCGCCGGCTACCGTGCCAGCGGTCTTCTCCCGACCAGCAGTTAA
- a CDS encoding amidase: protein MEVDMDADDLTMSDATTLASLVRSRQVSPVEVVEAHLARIAAVNPRLNAIVTLPAEQALVAARAAEIAVMAGAELGPLHGVPFTVKDSLDTADVPTQRGSHLFAGRVPQTDATSVARFKRAGAILLAKTNPPEFAFWTETDNLLTGRTNNPWDLGRTPGGSSGGESAAIAAGMSPVGIGSDVAISVRGPSAHTGIVAIKPTHGRIPLTGHWPQVPRRFWHIGPMARSVRDVALAYGIMAGPDGVDGYATHSQGFDLGISADVGRQIRIGWLTEHGFGPVAPEVATTVEAAARRLQELGCAVEPVRIPTLEASDGVAISGALFGAEVKPEFRRVTESWHGPLFRTSEAVLCRSDVTSAEYVQAHQAVERLRDAFVEYFERYDVLLCPVTPVPATPHGLAELVIGGRTVPARHIVSATVPFNLTGLPAMTLRFGTSAEGLPVGVQLVSRWFAESTILRLAAQLESVSEFRDVRPSL, encoded by the coding sequence ATGGAGGTCGATATGGATGCTGATGACCTCACAATGTCGGATGCAACGACGCTGGCTTCCCTAGTGCGGTCGCGCCAAGTCTCTCCGGTAGAGGTCGTCGAGGCGCACCTTGCTCGCATCGCAGCGGTCAACCCTCGGCTGAACGCCATCGTCACCTTGCCCGCTGAACAGGCGCTCGTCGCCGCAAGGGCCGCGGAGATCGCGGTTATGGCTGGAGCCGAACTCGGACCGCTTCATGGCGTCCCATTCACCGTCAAGGATTCCCTCGATACCGCCGATGTGCCGACGCAGCGCGGCTCGCACCTTTTCGCGGGTCGGGTCCCCCAAACGGACGCAACCAGCGTCGCACGCTTCAAGAGGGCCGGGGCAATCCTTCTGGCGAAGACGAATCCCCCGGAGTTTGCCTTCTGGACCGAGACCGACAACCTGCTGACCGGGCGCACAAATAATCCGTGGGACCTCGGGCGTACACCGGGCGGGTCGAGCGGAGGCGAGTCGGCCGCCATCGCCGCAGGAATGTCGCCAGTCGGCATCGGTAGCGATGTGGCGATATCGGTGCGGGGCCCCTCCGCCCATACCGGCATCGTCGCCATCAAGCCAACCCACGGGCGCATCCCACTCACCGGACATTGGCCGCAGGTGCCTCGCCGCTTCTGGCATATCGGCCCGATGGCACGGAGCGTCCGCGACGTCGCGCTCGCCTACGGGATCATGGCCGGTCCTGACGGCGTGGACGGCTACGCAACACACTCGCAGGGCTTCGACCTGGGGATTAGCGCCGATGTCGGAAGGCAAATCCGGATCGGCTGGCTCACGGAACACGGCTTTGGGCCGGTCGCACCGGAGGTCGCCACGACGGTGGAAGCTGCCGCGCGTCGCCTGCAAGAGCTGGGATGCGCTGTCGAGCCGGTGCGCATCCCAACGCTGGAGGCGAGCGACGGCGTTGCGATCTCCGGAGCTCTGTTCGGCGCCGAGGTCAAGCCGGAGTTCAGGCGTGTCACGGAGAGCTGGCATGGACCGCTCTTCAGGACCAGCGAAGCCGTTCTCTGCAGATCGGATGTTACCTCGGCCGAGTATGTGCAGGCCCATCAAGCCGTCGAACGGTTGAGGGATGCCTTCGTCGAGTATTTCGAGCGCTACGACGTTCTCCTCTGCCCAGTGACGCCCGTGCCCGCGACGCCGCATGGGCTCGCCGAGCTAGTCATCGGTGGCCGGACCGTCCCTGCTCGGCATATCGTGAGCGCTACGGTACCCTTCAACCTAACCGGCCTGCCGGCGATGACACTCCGGTTCGGGACGAGCGCCGAAGGACTGCCGGTCGGCGTGCAGCTCGTCTCCAGATGGTTCGCGGAGTCCACAATTCTGCGTCTCGCGGCACAGCTTGAGAGCGTGAGCGAATTCAGGGACGTGCGCCCATCCCTCTGA
- a CDS encoding NAD(P)-dependent oxidoreductase, whose protein sequence is MDIGFIGLGAMGRAMARNLAAGGHAVKAWNRSGGAVEGVDMVTSPAEAFQADAVMTMLSDDDAIRSVVLDPGLLHAASRGPVHVVCSTISVAFARELVAAHTAAGLGFVSAPVLGRPDVAARGELNVLAGGPPGVVDKVRPILEVIGGRIWDMGPEAPTANAAKIACNMMITMAIEAMAEAVVLTEANGLARDHFFELILGTLFGSRSYQVYSANIAAGTYEPGFKATLGFKDLRLAMAAAEQVGRHLPMLEAVHRRMAETVQAGLGERDWSAMAEFTINGGRQS, encoded by the coding sequence ATGGACATTGGCTTCATAGGGCTCGGCGCGATGGGCCGCGCGATGGCGCGGAACTTGGCGGCAGGCGGCCACGCGGTGAAGGCCTGGAATAGATCGGGCGGTGCGGTCGAAGGCGTCGACATGGTTACCTCCCCGGCTGAGGCATTCCAGGCGGATGCTGTGATGACGATGCTGTCCGACGACGACGCCATCCGCAGCGTCGTGCTGGACCCAGGCCTCCTCCACGCAGCCAGCCGCGGACCGGTGCACGTGGTCTGCTCGACCATATCCGTGGCGTTCGCTCGGGAACTCGTCGCGGCGCACACGGCCGCCGGGCTCGGCTTCGTGTCCGCGCCGGTGCTCGGCCGCCCGGACGTTGCCGCAAGGGGCGAATTGAACGTGCTGGCTGGGGGCCCACCTGGGGTGGTCGATAAGGTCCGTCCGATCCTGGAGGTGATCGGCGGCCGAATCTGGGACATGGGACCGGAGGCGCCGACCGCCAACGCCGCCAAGATCGCCTGCAATATGATGATCACCATGGCCATCGAGGCCATGGCGGAGGCTGTCGTACTCACCGAAGCGAACGGCCTCGCCCGAGATCATTTCTTCGAGTTGATCCTCGGTACCCTATTCGGAAGCCGCTCCTATCAGGTCTACTCGGCGAATATCGCCGCTGGTACCTACGAGCCGGGCTTCAAGGCTACTCTCGGTTTCAAGGACCTCCGCCTCGCCATGGCGGCGGCCGAGCAGGTCGGCCGGCATCTGCCGATGCTTGAGGCGGTTCATCGGCGCATGGCGGAGACGGTCCAGGCCGGGCTCGGGGAGCGGGATTGGTCCGCGATGGCCGAGTTCACGATCAACGGAGGCCGTCAGAGTTGA
- a CDS encoding EthD family reductase has translation MTRMIVVCEGNAGTRFDREYYATKHLALALECWGQYGLEAADAFFPAGEGDGWLSVGVYRFREPGDVDAALAAPETERVMADVKNFTDATVVLRSKFCPNSSPE, from the coding sequence ATGACGAGGATGATTGTAGTCTGTGAAGGTAACGCAGGCACGCGCTTCGATCGCGAGTACTACGCCACCAAGCACCTCGCATTGGCATTGGAGTGTTGGGGCCAGTATGGGCTCGAAGCCGCTGACGCGTTCTTTCCTGCCGGCGAGGGTGACGGATGGCTCTCGGTGGGTGTCTATCGGTTCCGTGAGCCCGGTGATGTCGATGCAGCGCTCGCTGCACCTGAAACGGAACGCGTAATGGCGGACGTGAAGAACTTCACGGATGCGACGGTCGTACTGCGCAGCAAGTTTTGTCCGAACTCGTCGCCAGAATGA
- a CDS encoding (2Fe-2S)-binding protein, producing MNGDTRLRCVINGEAFDREIDPRLLLVEMIRDLLDLKGTRIGCHTGDCGACTLRLGGAVVKSCMILALSAEGQSITTIEGIDDLTAIQAAFVAENGFQCGFCTTGMVLTAAELLRSNPDPSEAEIRRGLNGNLCRCTGYDGIIAAIRRAAEGMAALTGVSITPDA from the coding sequence ATGAATGGCGACACGCGCCTGCGATGCGTGATCAATGGCGAGGCATTCGATCGGGAGATTGATCCACGCCTTCTCCTCGTCGAGATGATCCGCGACCTCCTCGACCTGAAGGGCACGCGGATCGGGTGCCACACCGGCGATTGTGGAGCCTGCACGCTTCGGCTCGGCGGCGCGGTGGTGAAATCCTGCATGATCCTCGCGCTATCGGCCGAGGGGCAATCGATCACCACGATCGAGGGGATCGACGACCTCACCGCGATCCAGGCGGCTTTCGTGGCCGAGAACGGGTTCCAGTGCGGCTTCTGCACGACCGGCATGGTGTTGACCGCCGCGGAACTGCTGCGATCGAACCCGGATCCGAGCGAGGCCGAGATCCGGCGCGGGCTCAACGGCAATCTCTGTCGATGCACCGGCTATGACGGGATCATCGCTGCCATCCGGCGCGCGGCTGAGGGCATGGCCGCGTTGACGGGGGTGTCGATTACGCCGGACGCCTGA
- a CDS encoding FAD binding domain-containing protein: MIRHRFRYERPDTLAEAAAILATAGSQARVLGGGSVLIPALFAGEDEASLVLDPARLGLDRIVDRGDTVAIGARATYAALTASDVIRRRLPLLATMVREITGGPGLWNLATLGGAVCYANPASDGPGCLTALQARVRLVSSRSERIVPIAAFLRDAFRTDRQADELVCEFLVPAARRVGASAYLKLKHGTSSWPIVTASCLIADTEDGPRLRLCIAGAAPTPIVAESDEGVSLGPDHIAAFARAATTRMRTEWADELAGPGYRRAVASRMAARAVEMVVGACR; the protein is encoded by the coding sequence ATGATCCGGCACCGGTTTCGTTACGAGCGGCCCGACACGCTGGCGGAGGCGGCTGCCATCCTCGCCACGGCCGGGAGCCAAGCGCGGGTGCTCGGCGGCGGCTCGGTGCTCATCCCGGCTCTGTTCGCGGGGGAAGACGAGGCGAGCCTTGTTCTCGATCCGGCCCGCCTCGGGCTCGATCGCATCGTGGACCGAGGCGACACCGTCGCGATCGGAGCCCGGGCGACCTACGCGGCGCTCACCGCAAGCGACGTGATCCGCCGCCGCCTGCCCCTCCTTGCGACGATGGTGCGGGAGATCACGGGTGGCCCTGGCCTGTGGAACCTCGCGACCCTCGGCGGCGCCGTGTGCTACGCCAACCCGGCCTCCGACGGCCCGGGATGCTTGACGGCGCTCCAGGCGCGAGTCCGCCTCGTCTCCTCCCGCAGCGAGCGGATCGTGCCGATCGCGGCCTTTCTCCGTGATGCCTTCCGCACGGATCGTCAAGCCGACGAACTCGTCTGCGAGTTCCTGGTGCCGGCGGCCAGGCGCGTCGGCGCGAGCGCTTACCTCAAGCTCAAGCACGGCACGAGTTCCTGGCCCATCGTCACCGCCTCCTGCTTGATCGCGGACACGGAGGACGGACCACGCCTGCGCCTCTGCATCGCGGGGGCGGCGCCCACCCCCATCGTGGCGGAGTCGGACGAGGGTGTGTCGCTCGGCCCGGATCACATAGCGGCGTTTGCTCGAGCGGCGACGACACGGATGCGGACGGAGTGGGCGGACGAATTGGCCGGTCCCGGCTATCGCCGGGCCGTCGCGAGCCGGATGGCCGCGCGTGCCGTCGAGATGGTCGTGGGAGCATGCCGATGA
- a CDS encoding xanthine dehydrogenase family protein molybdopterin-binding subunit, translating to MDEAQSSSDAEVTESWIGRSVPRLGGLAFTAGQVRYTADLIPRDALFVALVRSPHACARIVAVQADAASSEPGVVAVIDGSEAATLCAPMPPALPFRGPDANRPIIGRCLAVGATAYAGQPVAAVVARTPHDAEAAAARVEVSYEIRPAALTTEAALADGAPIVHSCWGSNVVATDHVRAGDIDAVLRAADVTVEGEVVVHPSTAAPMEPLCYVGDWDGRLGRLTLTGTLQNPHTTRWQVATALGLNETDVRVVAPPAGGTFGFKMAGHPEEVLVGLLSRRLGRPVAYVENRRDTMRGHCREQTHRFAIAATFEGRILAFRDTFVADVGTIGPGNGWTMPLITATVFPTVYDVPTIDVAGTLVATNKAPWQPIRGYGKEIANLVMERAVDLLAGHLGIDPAQLRARNLVRADALPRRLPSGLNVDSGDYPKALAQLMNLFGYDDWRARQAARAGGEWRIGIGLACELTPEGGARPGAFPSGFETAAIRMSPMGHVEVALGVTSPGSGNETGIAQLVASVLGLEPTAIRVVQGDTDRVPVGTGNASSRALLYGGTAAHLAATDLRAKLAVCASNVLQAPADAIRFAGGSAHAPGGASVTLAALALGAHTHPFTVGADVELPLEATRSYRARNIRVEPDEAGRIATYSSFPYSIHAAAIELDTGTGRIGVLDIAAVHDCGVMVNPALVTGQLKGAIAMGVGAALWEELTYAAGGRQISDRFKRYLLPRSTDLPPIRVGHLSTPSPFHPLGMKGGGESGLGGALAAMTNAVGDALGSAAGRVTTVPATPPRLLRLLTEGALV from the coding sequence ATGGATGAGGCGCAATCCTCCTCGGATGCCGAGGTTACCGAAAGCTGGATCGGCCGGTCGGTGCCCCGGCTCGGCGGGCTGGCGTTCACGGCGGGACAAGTCCGCTACACCGCCGACCTGATCCCGAGGGACGCGCTCTTCGTCGCGCTCGTCCGCTCGCCTCATGCCTGCGCCCGGATCGTCGCGGTGCAGGCCGACGCGGCAAGCTCGGAGCCCGGCGTCGTCGCCGTGATCGACGGGAGCGAGGCCGCCACCCTGTGCGCGCCGATGCCGCCGGCCTTGCCGTTCCGGGGGCCGGACGCCAATCGGCCGATCATCGGCCGCTGCCTCGCGGTCGGAGCCACGGCCTACGCAGGACAACCCGTCGCCGCTGTCGTGGCGCGGACGCCGCACGATGCGGAGGCCGCCGCAGCTCGGGTCGAGGTCAGCTATGAGATCCGTCCGGCGGCTCTCACGACAGAGGCCGCGCTCGCCGATGGGGCGCCGATCGTCCATTCTTGTTGGGGCTCGAACGTCGTCGCCACGGACCACGTGCGGGCTGGCGACATCGACGCGGTTCTGCGCGCGGCGGACGTGACGGTCGAGGGCGAGGTCGTGGTACACCCCTCGACGGCGGCCCCGATGGAGCCCCTGTGCTACGTCGGGGATTGGGACGGCCGGCTCGGGCGCTTGACCTTGACGGGCACCCTGCAGAATCCGCACACGACCCGCTGGCAGGTGGCGACCGCCCTCGGCTTGAACGAGACGGACGTGCGCGTCGTCGCCCCACCGGCGGGTGGCACCTTCGGGTTTAAGATGGCGGGGCATCCGGAGGAGGTCCTCGTCGGCCTGCTCAGCCGGCGCCTCGGACGTCCGGTGGCCTATGTCGAGAACCGACGCGACACCATGCGGGGCCACTGCCGCGAGCAGACGCACCGCTTCGCCATCGCTGCCACCTTCGAGGGCCGCATCCTCGCCTTCCGCGACACGTTCGTGGCCGATGTCGGGACGATTGGCCCCGGCAACGGCTGGACGATGCCGCTGATCACCGCAACCGTCTTCCCGACGGTGTACGACGTGCCGACCATCGACGTCGCCGGAACGCTCGTCGCGACCAACAAGGCGCCCTGGCAGCCGATCCGCGGCTACGGCAAGGAGATCGCCAATCTCGTCATGGAGCGGGCGGTCGATCTCCTGGCCGGACACCTCGGGATCGACCCGGCGCAGCTCCGGGCGCGCAACCTCGTGCGTGCCGATGCCCTACCGCGACGCCTGCCCTCGGGCCTGAACGTCGACAGCGGCGACTATCCGAAGGCGCTCGCACAACTGATGAACCTGTTCGGCTACGACGACTGGCGCGCGCGGCAAGCCGCCCGTGCCGGCGGCGAATGGCGCATCGGGATCGGCCTCGCCTGCGAACTGACCCCGGAAGGCGGCGCCCGACCCGGCGCGTTCCCGAGCGGCTTCGAGACGGCGGCGATCCGCATGTCGCCGATGGGCCATGTCGAGGTGGCGCTGGGCGTCACATCCCCGGGCAGCGGCAACGAGACCGGCATCGCACAGCTCGTCGCGAGCGTTCTTGGGCTCGAACCCACTGCGATCCGCGTCGTACAGGGGGATACCGATCGTGTGCCCGTCGGCACTGGCAACGCCAGCAGCCGCGCGCTGCTGTACGGCGGAACCGCGGCGCACCTCGCCGCGACCGACCTGCGCGCCAAACTGGCCGTCTGTGCCAGCAACGTGCTCCAGGCGCCGGCCGACGCGATCCGTTTCGCCGGGGGAAGCGCCCATGCGCCGGGAGGCGCCAGCGTGACCCTCGCCGCCCTTGCCCTCGGCGCACACACCCATCCCTTCACCGTGGGCGCCGACGTCGAGCTACCTCTGGAGGCAACGCGGAGCTATCGCGCCCGCAACATCCGCGTTGAGCCGGACGAGGCCGGGCGCATCGCGACCTACTCGTCGTTTCCGTACTCGATCCACGCCGCCGCGATCGAACTCGACACGGGCACGGGTCGTATCGGCGTCCTTGACATAGCGGCGGTCCACGATTGCGGCGTGATGGTCAATCCCGCCCTCGTGACCGGGCAGTTGAAGGGCGCCATCGCCATGGGGGTAGGTGCCGCCCTCTGGGAGGAATTGACCTACGCGGCGGGCGGCCGGCAGATCAGCGACCGCTTCAAGCGCTATCTCCTGCCACGGTCGACCGATCTGCCCCCCATCCGCGTCGGCCACCTGTCGACGCCGAGCCCCTTCCATCCGCTCGGCATGAAGGGTGGAGGAGAGTCGGGCCTCGGCGGTGCCCTCGCCGCGATGACGAACGCCGTCGGCGACGCGCTCGGTTCGGCGGCGGGCCGGGTGACGACGGTGCCGGCGACGCCCCCGCGCCTGCTGCGTCTGCTCACCGAGGGGGCGCTCGTATGA